In Nymphaea colorata isolate Beijing-Zhang1983 chromosome 13, ASM883128v2, whole genome shotgun sequence, one DNA window encodes the following:
- the LOC116266816 gene encoding probable magnesium transporter NIPA6 isoform X1, translated as MTLRSQVGSVLDADNLKGLLLAGVSSAFIGSSFILKKKGLKRAGAYGDRAGSGGYGYLLEPLWWAGMVTMIGGEIANFVAYIFAPAVLVTPLGALSIIVSAVLAHFMLNEKLDKMGMLGCLLCIVGSTVIVLHAPSEHSLTSVTEIWDLATQPAFLLYTASVVATSLALMLHFAPRYGQTNIMVYLGICSLVGSLTVMSIKAVGIAIKLTIEGTNQAGYPQTWIFAMVAVTCIVIQLNYLNMALDTFNTAVVSPIYYAMFTTLTILASSIMFKDWSGQSASSIASEICGIITVLSGTTILHATKEPEPPPETGLYSPLAPSVSWLVHLPNGESEKQRDDGLSPDLVTILRQDYFV; from the exons ATGACTTTGCGGAGTCAAGTCGGTTCGGTGTTGGATGCCGACAATCTCAAGGGGCTTCTTCTTGCTGGGGTTTCCAGCGCGTTCATTGGATCGAGTTTCATATTGAAGAAGAAGGGGCTTAAACGTGCAGGTGCATATGGTGATCGTGCAG GTTCTGGAGGATATGGTTATCTATTGGAGCCCCTTTGGTGGGCAGGAATGGTGACTA TGATTGGTGGGGAGATCGCAAACTTTGTAGCTTATATTTTTGCTCCAGCCGTTCTGGTGACACCATTAGGGGCATTAAGCATAATTGTAAG CGCTGTCCTAGCACATTTCATGTTGAATGAGAAATTGGACAAAATGGGAATGCTTGGTTGCCTGTTGTGCATAGTAGGCTCTACTGTCATTGTGCTTCATGCACCTTCAGAGCACAGCCTCACCTCAGTAACAGAGATCTGGGATTTGGCAACCCAGCCAG cCTTTCTTCTGTATACCGCGTCGGTGGTTGCAACATCACTAGCATTAATGTTGCATTTTGCCCCTCGATATGGCCAGACGAATATAATGGTGTACTTGGGCATATGTTCTCTAGTCGGCTCACTCACA GTTATGAGCATCAAAGCTGTTGGAATTGCCATCAAACTCACAATCGAGGGTACAAACCAAGCTGGATATCCACAGACATGGATTTTTGCTATGGTTGCAGTGACATGTATCGTGATTCAGTTGAATTATCTGAACATG gcacTTGATACATTCAACACAGCAGTTGTTTCGCCAATCTATTATGCTATGTTCACAACTCTGACCATCTTGGCAAGCTCCATAATGTTCAAG GACTGGTCTGGCCAGAGTGCTAGTAGCATAGCATCAGAGATATGTGGAATAATTACAGTGCTCTCAGGAACCACAATATTGCATGCAACTAAAGAACCTGAACCACCTCCAGAAACAG GCTTGTATTCACCACTTGCTCCTTCAGTTTCATGGCTTGTACATCTACCAAATGGAGAGTCTGAGAAGCAAAGAGATGACGGATTATCTCCAGATTTGGTTACTATTCTCCGGCAGGACTACTTTGTATAG
- the LOC116266817 gene encoding WEB family protein At3g51220, with the protein MAQQHSLSRSFMYRRVSMETLPSEAPSHQRVEIDTSRPFRSVKEAVALFGERFLVGEVYAEKPAASAGNSKSIAIKLDSPVSEVDLALSLQRLEAELDKTKLEVKNLKERESATEMAVASLNHEIREKMSRIAVNEASAVTVLAAKKERSHDAALYYGDYNDISDNVVGEGRDLNAGISYKRRQSLAELLIMRDQEEEEEGDTIQWRQQNRKLVKKKPIIPLVGDVLHIKKWTSRQG; encoded by the coding sequence ATGGCGCAGCAGCATTCATTGAGTCGGTCTTTCATGTACAGAAGAGTTTCCATGGAAACCCTCCCATCTGAGGCACCTTCGCACCAGCGAGTGGAGATCGATACTAGTCGGCCGTTCCGGTCGGTGAAAGAGGCCGTTGCCCTCTTCGGCGAGCGCTTCCTCGTAGGCGAAGTGTACGCCGAGAAGCCGGCCGCCTCCGCTGGCAACAGTAAGTCGATCGCAATCAAACTCGACAGTCCCGTCAGTGAAGTTGATCTGGCTTTGTCACTCCAGAGGCTGGAAGCAGAACTGGATAAGACCAAGCTAGAGGTTAAGAATCTCAAGGAGAGAGAGTCCGCTACCGAGATGGCGGTCGCTTCACTGAACCACGAAATCAGGGAGAAAATGTCGAGAATCGCTGTCAATGAGGCTTCAGCAGTTACCGTGCTGGCagccaagaaagaaagaagtcaTGATGCTGCTCTTTACTATGGCGACTACAACGATATAAGCGACAACGTTGTTGGTGAGGGCAGGGATCTGAATGCTGGCATATCATATAAGAGAAGGCAATCTTTGGCTGAGCTACTAATCATGCGTGaccaagaagaagaggaagaaggcgaCACTATACAATGGAGACAGCAAAACAGGAAATTAGTGAAGAAGAAGCCAATCATTCCTCTTGTTGGCGACGTGC
- the LOC116266816 gene encoding probable magnesium transporter NIPA6 isoform X2, with protein MTLRSQVGSVLDADNLKGLLLAGVSSAFIGSSFILKKKGLKRAGAYGDRAGSGGYGYLLEPLWWAGMVTMIGGEIANFVAYIFAPAVLVTPLGALSIIVSAVLAHFMLNEKLDKMGMLGCLLCIVGSTVIVLHAPSEHSLTSVTEIWDLATQPAFLLYTASVVATSLALMLHFAPRYGQTNIMVYLGICSLVGSLTVMSIKAVGIAIKLTIEGTNQAGYPQTWIFAMVAVTCIVIQLNYLNMALDTFNTAVVSPIYYAMFTTLTILASSIMFKFLYA; from the exons ATGACTTTGCGGAGTCAAGTCGGTTCGGTGTTGGATGCCGACAATCTCAAGGGGCTTCTTCTTGCTGGGGTTTCCAGCGCGTTCATTGGATCGAGTTTCATATTGAAGAAGAAGGGGCTTAAACGTGCAGGTGCATATGGTGATCGTGCAG GTTCTGGAGGATATGGTTATCTATTGGAGCCCCTTTGGTGGGCAGGAATGGTGACTA TGATTGGTGGGGAGATCGCAAACTTTGTAGCTTATATTTTTGCTCCAGCCGTTCTGGTGACACCATTAGGGGCATTAAGCATAATTGTAAG CGCTGTCCTAGCACATTTCATGTTGAATGAGAAATTGGACAAAATGGGAATGCTTGGTTGCCTGTTGTGCATAGTAGGCTCTACTGTCATTGTGCTTCATGCACCTTCAGAGCACAGCCTCACCTCAGTAACAGAGATCTGGGATTTGGCAACCCAGCCAG cCTTTCTTCTGTATACCGCGTCGGTGGTTGCAACATCACTAGCATTAATGTTGCATTTTGCCCCTCGATATGGCCAGACGAATATAATGGTGTACTTGGGCATATGTTCTCTAGTCGGCTCACTCACA GTTATGAGCATCAAAGCTGTTGGAATTGCCATCAAACTCACAATCGAGGGTACAAACCAAGCTGGATATCCACAGACATGGATTTTTGCTATGGTTGCAGTGACATGTATCGTGATTCAGTTGAATTATCTGAACATG gcacTTGATACATTCAACACAGCAGTTGTTTCGCCAATCTATTATGCTATGTTCACAACTCTGACCATCTTGGCAAGCTCCATAATGTTCAAG tttttgtatGCGTAG